The halophilic archaeon DL31 nucleotide sequence TTCTTAGACGTGACAAAGAGGTATGGGGACTCTTCGTGGTACTTGGATTCGGTTCGGACGCCAGTGATGTACTCGTGGAGGAGACGGTCTAGCTGGTCACTGTACCATACGTCTCTCCAGTGATTGTCGTCTCCCGGCTTCGTCTTAGCGGTCTTGATGTTGATATGCCTCTCTTTCCGGTCGAGATGACCGAGTTTGTTCTCACTCCAATTCGGGCGGAGTTGTTCAGTTGTCTCGTCGTCGTACTCTGTTTTTCCAATCTCAATGGTGCTGAGTTCTTTGGCTCTGAGCCCTGTTTCCCACAGAAGGCGTATCCCTAATTCGACGAGGAGAGAGTCTGCTTCCTGCCAAATGGCTTTGACTGCTTTTGGTGGGATTGCGATTACATTTTCATCTTTGAGTTCTCCCCGGCTAATGAGTACGGAGATTTGTTTGGGTGTGTTAGCGTCAATATCAAGCTCATAGTCATCAAGCGCAAAGCCATCAAAGGGATTTTCGCTGATGTGGTCTCGGTTGCTCGCCCAGAGGTAGTGGATACAGACGGTGGAAGTACGAGCACTTACACTGGTGCCTGCGAGTCTGCCGTGGATGTCGTCGACGTGTGCCCAAAGGTCGGATTCTTCCGGAGCAAAGAAATCTACGTCATTATTGGCGCACCAACCGGCCCAAGAGATGATGTTGCTCTTGCGGTTGCGGTAGGTGGACGTATTGTCTCGACCTGCGTCAACATCGACGACGTGCAAGAAGGAGAGCCACTTTGCAATACGCTTGAGTACGTTTTCGTCAACGTTGGCCCCAGCCCACTCGAATTCGTCGTCGTTTTCTGCCCTTTCCTTCTTCGAGGCGAATTCTTCCAACAGTTCCTCTTTACTGACCATTGATTATCACGTAGTGTTTGTTGTTTCTGTGGCGCACGAGTACCACATCGTCTTCTCGCCCGGCAAGGAGCTCGCAGGCGTCCTGTACGTCCTCTCTTGAAAGAGCATCATAGTCCTGAGCGAGTAGAGCATTGAGGATATCACTGACTCGACCGTATGTCTGGGCAAGGTCTTCAGGGCTATCTGGCTCAACGGTGTAGCTGCTGATGGTCTCAATAAACTCGTCCTCAGAGCTAGCTACGGGCAGGAGAGAGCGGATGTTCGTGAGCAGACTGAGGAAGGCGTCGGACGTGGGGTCGTCGGTGATGCTTCGGGTGTCTGTGAATTCTCTGAACTCTTCGTGGAACTGTTGTACGTCGGTTGAGAGTTCGGTGAGTTGGTTGAGGATGGGGTCGAGGTCTACTTCTGCTTCGACGCTTTCGACGCTTTCGACCTCAACAGACTCAGCGGGTTGGGTCTCGGCCCATGGTCCTTCGTCTTTGTCGTAGGCTATTTGGTTGCGTACTGCTCGCTTGATGAGGCCTGTGAGTGTATCGTATTGCCTGTTGTCTTTTACCCAGTCTTGCCACTCTTGTTTCTCTGTAGAAGAGATGTTGAGCCCGATGTAGGCTTGTTCGTCTTCTTCGTCGCCGTCCCCTCCGTCAGGTGCCATGCCCTGACGAGGGGGCACGAGATATTAAAATCTCGTTTTAATCGTTCCCAAACATCTGCCGCATCATTGGTCAATTGGAATGAAATAACCATGAATAAGATAGACAGTGATTTTGGACAAATCAGTTCGTTTTATTGACACACAATATTCTCTACAGAGGGTACATAATATATGCTAGTGTGTGCGCGAGAACGGAATTAGGTTAGAATGTGGATTCAACCGAGAGAATCATTTCAAGAATACATCTCGTTCCATTCTGTAGGTGAATAATTCAAGCTATCAGGATATTCCCGTTCGCGTATCTCCTCAATATCAATTCCATATATTGCGTCCTCTGGATAGACACAAATTAGTGTATAACCGTACTTACGTAGCCTTTTCCTTCTATTTTTTAGGTCTCTATCATTCTCAACAACAATCTCATATGCCTCTCCTGTTGGATTTTCATAAGTGCCTGCGACAGTGCAGAGAATATCTACTTCGAGATTACCAAGCTTCCCCTCTTTTTTTATGGTAGAAAATTCGTCTGACTTTTTTATTTTTAGTATTTTTGTAATTTCATCTATTAATTGCCAGTGGATAGGACTTTCATGTGTCTGATAGGATACTATCCCACTATTATATTCTCTTCTGTGAATTTTTGCTCTACATACTGGACAGATATTACCGTTAGCTACAATTTCTTTCTTCGTCATATCAGGGATATTCCTACTTATCACATTCCTCATGTTATACAGAGTTCTCGATTCACATACTGGACAGCGGTTTGGGTGGTATCTTTCGGTCTGTTGCATTGCTAACCTCTGTCGTACAACACCACCTGACAGCTATTAAACAGAATTGGCGGTGACAATGTGTTTTTTATCGTGTGTCATGCACTCACAAACTAAAAGTAAAAAATTGTAGAAAAATCAAGCACAATCATGTCAGAATAAACATATATTTTTTACTATAAATCTTATTTTGTATAATACACCTTGTTGTATAATGTGTTGGCAATTGCGAAGCGGTTAGAAAGGCTCATTCAAAAGCTGTAGCGTGATTTGATAGTGTGCGTGAACTCCAATATTTGCTCATATTGAGACACTTCTACAGCTCACTCTCAATTTAATTTGCCATGAGTAGACGACCTGCAGCAATATTGGATACTGACTAATCGATGCCTTCCACAAATTAGGCTAATACTGAATCATCATATTGCCAAGGCTACGATAAGGCCTGGATGTGTGACCCTTCGTCAATCTCTGTCACACATTGAGATATTTGTGTAACTCACTCTCGACTTGCCGTGCTACTACAAGACGACCTACAGCCGAATCAGAGGAGGTGCTATTTTCAATTTCGAACTTGGCCATTTGTATATGCTTTTGAGCAAATTGGAGCAGCTCTCGGAGCTTCTCTTCTGTCTCCTTGGTCAGATTCTGGTTGAGTTGGTTATCTAATGATTCAGTATCTGTCTCTGATTTTGTACCTGCTTCATCACTCACTGTAGTTCTTGCTTCCTTGAGTTCCAAAGCAAATTCAATATATTTCTCTTTAACATCACTAATATACGACGGATGAGTCTCAAAAGACAAATCTTGAATAATATTGCGCAGTGAACTAGCTGGCTTTGAGGGGTCTGGTTCTTCAGACAGGCGACGGAGCACTTCTTGTTGCTTATGTGTGAGTTCTTCCCATGAATCAGCACGCTTCTTCTGGCAACGCTCAAGACTCTCATTGAGAGCATCTAAGTCTGAATCAAAATGTTCTGCACGCATTCGAATAAGGTCACTA carries:
- a CDS encoding integrase family protein (PFAM: Integrase, catalytic core, phage~KEGG: nmg:Nmag_0235 integrase domain protein SAM domain protein); protein product: MVSKEELLEEFASKKERAENDDEFEWAGANVDENVLKRIAKWLSFLHVVDVDAGRDNTSTYRNRKSNIISWAGWCANNDVDFFAPEESDLWAHVDDIHGRLAGTSVSARTSTVCIHYLWASNRDHISENPFDGFALDDYELDIDANTPKQISVLISRGELKDENVIAIPPKAVKAIWQEADSLLVELGIRLLWETGLRAKELSTIEIGKTEYDDETTEQLRPNWSENKLGHLDRKERHINIKTAKTKPGDDNHWRDVWYSDQLDRLLHEYITGVRTESKYHEESPYLFVTSKKPQIRPSWISRKVKEAAYDAGLNEPLYTDAAGKDRHLITGHTLRHSFASYRANHSDMKLHILANTMGHRKLDTTRKYISKDSKAARHQNEDAHRKLRQEL